The following DNA comes from Candidatus Nitrosotalea okcheonensis.
AAAAATTTCTTGATCATTTTTAGATTCAATAGTTGTATAACGCGATGCTACTTAATGATACCTTTAGATTCATGTGCAGATGTAAACACCGCATCGGGCCTTTAAGATAATTCAGTACTGCATTGTGGACAAGTAATGAACCATTCCAGCGTGATAGTCTTTTCTGGGTTTTGCTCGATATCTGCACTTTTTACATGATCCAGTTGTTGACATGATACCTGATAATTGCACGCTCTTATCTTGCTTAAGGAAATATTTATCAAAACATAATTTCGTGATGACTCATAGAAGTCAATGGCAAAAAGGGTTTTAGATGATTTAATGAAAATCAATGATTTTGGTTAGTTATTTTTGCATAATCAGGCATAATGTCAGGATTATGCGGTCCACTCAAATCCAAGTAGAGTGTTTTTCCCAGCCCTTTGTACCTGTTTCGTATAGTCACTTCGGTCACTCCTGCTGCAAGTGCAATCACTTTTTGAGATACTTGGTCTCCATTTATTACACATGAAAGATACAATGCGGCAGCAGCAAGCGCCATAGGATTTTTCCCCGATGTGATATCTTTATTGACTGCATTTTCAAGAATTGCAATAGCGCCACGTTTTGTTTTTTCTTTCAGACCCACCTTGCTTGCGATTCTGGAGATACATTGCACGGGATTTACAACAGGCATTCGTAAATCAAGTTCCTGTAAAAGTAGCCTATAGCATTTTGATGCATACTTGATTTTCACATTGTTTTGATCTGCAATTTCACGTAATGTTCTAGGTGTCCCACTATCTCTACAGGCAATGTGTAATGCTGCTGCAAGAAGTACTGGAATTGATCTTCCCTTTACAAGGTGTTTCTCCAATGCTTTTCTGTAAATATATGCGGTTTTTTCTATGACTGCATCTGGAAGTGCAAGCTTGTCTGCTAACCTTTTTAGTTCACCAAACGCCTCTGTGAGATTCCTGCTAGCAGATTCATGCATTTGACTTCTACTATCCCATACTCGTAGGCGAGTTATCGTACTCTTCATTAGTGAAGACAGTGGTTTTCCAGACGAGTCTTTATTTTGGCGGCCAATTATGGTGGCAAGGCCCATATCATGCATAGCAAGCGAAGTGGGAGAGCCCGTCCTTGTCCTATTATCATACTCATCTTTCGAAGACGAGTGCCACTCTGCTCTCGAGTCTTCAATGCGTTCAAGTACGACAGAGCCGCATCCCCTACAAAATTTCTCCCCTGTTACATCGTCAGACGTCATAGAACATTTTCCGCAACGGCTGCATTTCATACCCAAGTTTGATTCAAGTAAAACCATTTTTTATCACAGCAATATACCGACCAACCAATAAGAATGATGGTATGTCAAATTTTTTTCATAGAATGACAATGATTTGTTTTAACAAGAGAAGAGAGTTCTATTTTAGAACTGCAGTGATGATTCTGGCTCCAATCATTGCACCAAGGGCCAAAAACAAGATGCCAAAAGCAATGACTTTCCTAAAAGATGCATGTACTTGTTTTTTCAGACTGACTGTTTTTCTATTTTAGGTGCAGCAATCAAAGGTGAGAATCTTTTTCCTAGTATCTGTTTTCCCATCTTGTAACGATTCTGATTTTCGTTTATTTGATTCACTTGTCTTGTATATGTCCTAATATCACGGAAGGAAACACAACCAAAGTAGGACAGCACGAACCATTTTGTAGCTGTAAATGACACATTACGCCGCTTTATTAGCGATGAGGGCATAACATCAACAGAGGCATTAACGCATGATTCAACAAACTGTAAAATATTTTGATGATAAATCCAGTCCATCATTTTCATTTATCATCTGTGAGCCTGGAAAAGTAGATCTAGTGATAGAAAAACTCCAGACACTCAAGACAGTCAAGGAGATTCATAGGACATATGGCAAGTATGACATACTTGTCAAACTTGAGAACATGACTGAACCTGAACTTCAAGAGTTTATTCATGATCAAGTACAGAACATGGTCGTAGTCCATTCTGTCATGAATTTGACATCAGTTTATGCAGCATAAAGAGAGGATCATAATCATGGAAGAAATTGCGTGGGATGTAATTGAACAAGTCTTTGCACAAACAGTCAAGGAATCAGGAATAACAGACTATGGCTTGCAGCAAACTATTTTCAACAACATCAAAAAGGAATTGACTTGTCAGATTGAGGCAAGCCTTGGCAGAAACGTGGAAAGTATGACGCATGACAATCTTAAAAATATCATACAAAAAGCAATTGAAAGGGTCAATACTCCTGTAAGAGCTGGTTAGTTAATCCAGTCTTTCCCTGGGCATAAATTCCAGAGATGTGCCAACTCACACCACTCTACGGTTACTAATACTTGCTTACATTAAAAGACTGGGATATTAAAACAGGGTTTGAGTGACTAGAAAGCGCCAGGTAAGTGAATGGTGTGAAAAGTTTGATACCCTCTCAGTTCCCATATAAAGAACACGCGGTTGACGTGAAATCAGATGTAGCGGGCCCGGGTTACCGCTATAACGGTTGTAGTGTGCACCTGTCCCTAATTTTTCTTATCATTTGAATTTTTAGTCTTTTAGATTTTGTCAAATCTGTTTTTGTGTTTCTTTACTGTAAATAATCAGTTATCCTATTGGTGGCATAAACCATTTTAGAAAATCAGGAGTATTGACACCAAGGCCATAAAGAATTAACGGTATTGCAGTGCTAGTAAGAAGTATTCCAGCTACAAGTCTTGTTATCCTAAGGGGAACTTTCTTTACCACTCCAAGCCAAACCAAGCCCACAAGCAAGGCTATTGCAATAAAAAATCCTATCAATGCACTTGTTATCTCAATGAGACTAAAAGTGGCCAGTGCCACTGAATTTTCTACTGCCTCAAGCATTGCTATGTAAAAATAAGTTATCTTGTATTTTGTTGATTGATGTTCCTCATCCTCATCTTCAAAAAATTCTTTAAACATTGTACCGCTAAAAAATAGTAATCCCACTCCCAAAGATACCTCAAGGATTCCAGTAGGTACAAAGCCAGCTACTTTCAAGAAGACAAAATAAAGTATTACACCAACTATTAGGCCTAGAATAGTTATCTTGACTGTCTGTCTTAATCCTATCTTGCTTGCAGTGCCTATTCCTACAAGAACCTGTTCCCCACCCTCTATGAATATGTACTTGAATGAAGTGAAAAATACGATCAGCTCAAACATGGAATCAATACCTATGAATCTATTTTGTTATTATAATCTTCCAAACAGGGTGTATCTCGTTCCAGCCATGTGGGGTATCAGTAACCCAAGCACCGATAGCACGAATTTTATCTCCTTCTTTTGGAATTTGTACATTGGAGGAATTCTGATCTTTTGGTATTATCTCAACTACAAGCATGCCCTTTACCTGGTTGTTATTTGCATCATTTAGCAGATGTTTGTATTGAGAATCTAAATCTACATTGAACTGGTAATCCCCGTCATCCTGCTTTGATATGTCATGTACCGTTCCTGTTATGGTTTCACAAGTGGAAAGAACGTTAAATCGTGCCTGCCTGTCTACGCCGTCCAAAACATTTCCCTGCCTGCAACTTGGGTCAGAGTTTGTCTGCAGTACAGTTTGTGGTCCAAAATAATGATAATAACCATATATGCCTATTATAGCTACAATTACTACTGCAATTGCAGCCAAATACTTCTTTTTCAAAATATCGACCTTGAATTTGTTCGATTTTGCATAATAAAAATCACACAAAATTCAATATGGTCTGAAACATGCTGTAGATTATAGAATTTTAGAAACCTTATTCCTTAGTTCTATTGCAGATTTCTTTCCACTTCCATTGGTCTTCAGGCTTTGTGTTCGACCAGATCTTCAACTATTACTCCCAACGCACCGTCCAAAGCAGCTCTTACTGCAGTAATTTGCTGCACAATTTCTGGATTAACTCTTCCCTCATCAATCATTTTCCTTTTATGCCTTTGACATGTCCCTCTATCCTTGCAAGTCTTCTTTCTACCTCAGGAAGTTTGTGATGTGTCATGTTTTATTTTTCATCTCACAGTGGGATCTATCTGGTCGGATAGTTTATCCAACGTTTAAAATGGATATCCATGCCATGAGGTAGAATCAAGGCTTTGCACCTGTGAATTGCTTATCAAGAATCAATCGTGCCGAGTTTACCATAAAGACAAGCTCAGAAGACACGTGGATCGCTGCTGCAAGAAGCGGATTTATGTGGCCAGTAAAAGCAAGTACAAATCCAAAGCCATCAACGCTCAACGTTCCAAAGTAGTTTTGCTTGATTGCAAAAATGGATTGTCGTGAATTTTTAATCAAGTATGGAATCTTCATCAGATCTTCTGACATCAGGACCACATCCGCAGTTTCTATGGCAACATCTGTTCCGGTCTTACCCATAGCTATTCCGATATGAGCTTTTGCAAGTGCAGGTGCATCATTTACTCCATCTCCAACCATTACAACCATCTTGTCTTTGCCATGTGTTTTTACAATATCTTCGATCTTTGAGACCTTGTCTTGTGGAAGCAACTCTGCATAATACTCATCAATGCCAACTTCTTCTGCAATTCTTTTTGCTATCTTCTCATTGTCGCCAGTTAACATTACAACTTTGATATTCATTTTTT
Coding sequences within:
- a CDS encoding transcription initiation factor IIB; amino-acid sequence: MTSDDVTGEKFCRGCGSVVLERIEDSRAEWHSSSKDEYDNRTRTGSPTSLAMHDMGLATIIGRQNKDSSGKPLSSLMKSTITRLRVWDSRSQMHESASRNLTEAFGELKRLADKLALPDAVIEKTAYIYRKALEKHLVKGRSIPVLLAAALHIACRDSGTPRTLREIADQNNVKIKYASKCYRLLLQELDLRMPVVNPVQCISRIASKVGLKEKTKRGAIAILENAVNKDITSGKNPMALAAAALYLSCVINGDQVSQKVIALAAGVTEVTIRNRYKGLGKTLYLDLSGPHNPDIMPDYAKITNQNH
- a CDS encoding metal-sensing transcriptional repressor; translated protein: MIDEGRVNPEIVQQITAVRAALDGALGVIVEDLVEHKA
- a CDS encoding Lrp/AsnC ligand binding domain-containing protein; the protein is MIQQTVKYFDDKSSPSFSFIICEPGKVDLVIEKLQTLKTVKEIHRTYGKYDILVKLENMTEPELQEFIHDQVQNMVVVHSVMNLTSVYAA